A genomic region of Zea mays cultivar B73 chromosome 6, Zm-B73-REFERENCE-NAM-5.0, whole genome shotgun sequence contains the following coding sequences:
- the LOC103629234 gene encoding histone H2A.2.1: protein MDGGGAKAKKAAAGRKLGGGGPKKKPVSRSVKAGLQFPVGRIGRYLKKGRYAQRVGTGAPVFLAAVLEYLAAEVLELAGNAARDNKKTRIIPRHLLLAIRNDEELGKLLGGVTIAHGGVLPNINPVLLPKKAAERAEKAAAAGPKSPKKVAAKSPKK, encoded by the coding sequence ATGGACGGCGGCGGCGCGAAGGCGAAGAAGGCGGCTGCTGGGCGGAAGCTGGGCGGCGGCGGGCCGAAGAAGAAGCCGGTGTCGCGGTCCGTCAAGGCCGGGCTCCAGTTCCCCGTGGGCCGCATCGGACGGTACCTGAAGAAAGGGCGGTACGCGCAGCGCGTGGGCACGggcgctcccgtgttcctggccgCCGTCCTCGAGTACCTCGCCGCCGAGGTCCTGGAGCTGGCGGGCAACGCGGCGCGCGACAACAAGAAGACCCGCATCATCCCGCGCCACCTCCTCCTCGCCATCCGCAACGACGAGGAGCTTGGCAAGCTGCTGGGCGGGGTCACCATCGCGCACGGCGGTGTGTTGCCCAACATCAACCCCGTCCTCCTCCCCAAGAAGGCCGCCGAGAGGGCCGAGAAGGCCGCTGCCGCTGGCCCCAAGTCCCCCAAGAAGGTCGCCGCCAAGTCGCCTAAGAAGTAG